One genomic segment of Thunnus albacares chromosome 18, fThuAlb1.1, whole genome shotgun sequence includes these proteins:
- the LOC122969024 gene encoding major intrinsically disordered NOTCH2-binding receptor 1-like, which translates to MDISVLPNNNHPEKFLQLDVGMLPATHGMFQVGAVMSSHRHWQNRVYFQREQRVKTDSRSPPSPEGTPVVFVDRYLEKHITPVTLKSNIKTNPLYMDMRSMDAVDKEKSKPSWTVREYDTQTVHGNLADYLKKTPKDLDFWLEDLYTPGFDSLLKKKEAEQKKKKLCFVGMGDQQSIIIYPDGKQAHECKNSSLLRR; encoded by the exons ATGGACATCTCTGTTCTTCCCAACAACAACCACCCGGAGAAgttccttcagctggatgtgGGGATGCTGCCGGCCACACACGGCATGTTCCAGGTCGGGGCAGTCATGTCCAGTCACAGACACTGGCAGAACAGGGTATACTTCCAG AGGGAGCAAAGGGTGAAGACTGACAGCAGGTCGCCTCCATCACCAGAGGGCACTCCTGTGGTGTTTGTGGACAGATATCTGGAGAAGCACATCACTCCAGTCACTCTGAAGTCCAACATTAAGACGAACCCTCTGTACATGGACATGAGATCAATGGACGCAGTGGACAAGGAGAAGTCCAAGCCTTCCTGGACTGTCAGGGAGTACGACACACAAACAGTCCACGGCAACCTCGCAGACTATTTAAAG aagactCCTAAAGATCTGGACTTTTGGCTGGAGGATCTCTACACACCAGGATTTGATTCTTtactgaagaagaaagaagcagaacagaaaaagaaaaaacttt GCTTTGTGGGAATGGGAGACCAGCAGTCCATCATCATATACCCAGACGGCAAACAAGCACATGAGTGCAAAAACTCAAGTCTACTGCGGCGCTAA